From the Bacillota bacterium genome, the window AAGCCGCCCGGATGGCGATGCCGACCCTGGTGTACCGGAGGGCCCAGGCCAGGGTGCCGAAGGCGAGCGCCGCGCAGACCATCATCAGGATGTAGAGGATCGAGATGCTGACCCCGCCCACCGTGAAGTAGGTCGTCTTGATCAGCGCCGGGTAGGTGAAGAACGAGGCCCCGAAGAAGATGACCAGCACCTGCTCGAGAAGCATCAGCATGGTCACTGAGGTGACGAAGAAATAGACCAATTGGCCGCGCTTCTTCCGGATCGACCGGAAGGCAAGGACCTCGACGACGCAGGCCACAAGGCCGCCCGCCAGGGTGCCCAGGAGCAGCGTCGGAATGAGGGGCAAGTGGAGGTAGAGGGCCCCGAGGTAGCCGATGTAGGCGCTGATCCCGATGACCCCGCCGTGGGAGAAGTTGGAGAACTTAAGGACGTTGAAGACGAGGGCGAAGCCGACCGCGATCAAGGCGTAGACCGCCCCCAGCGAGATCCCGTTGACGACCTGCTGGATGACAACACTCAAGAAACCTGTTCCTCCCATAGGTGCTACCCTCTCCTAAAGAGGTCCGGAACCGGGGGCGAGGCCCGCCCCCGGTTCCGTGCCACATGGTGTCCTTACTGGGTCGGCTCGGTGTACTTCGTGAGCGTGGTCGGTTTGCCGCCCTTCATCTGGAGGATGACCATCGGCAGCCCGACCGGTCGATGGGTGTCCGACGAAATCGTCACGGAACCCTGGTAACCAGGAAAGGCCTTGGTCTTGTTCA encodes:
- a CDS encoding branched-chain amino acid ABC transporter permease; translation: MSVVIQQVVNGISLGAVYALIAVGFALVFNVLKFSNFSHGGVIGISAYIGYLGALYLHLPLIPTLLLGTLAGGLVACVVEVLAFRSIRKKRGQLVYFFVTSVTMLMLLEQVLVIFFGASFFTYPALIKTTYFTVGGVSISILYILMMVCAALAFGTLAWALRYTRVGIAIRAASNDLTTTNLMGVNVDFIVTATFFVSGLLAGLSGVLLGMAYTLYPQIGQLVVKGFIASVLGGLGSLTGAAMGALALGIVEVLLISVMGAGLSPAVIFVIMVVFLLVRPQGFAGVSFKEKA